Proteins co-encoded in one Medicago truncatula cultivar Jemalong A17 chromosome 8, MtrunA17r5.0-ANR, whole genome shotgun sequence genomic window:
- the LOC25501162 gene encoding glyceraldehyde-3-phosphate dehydrogenase, cytosolic — protein MNTLKWGLIKCQVYFVPFIKKVTYYGSYSCAILSNPQFSIFSTPWYQTPMAGPSKTTIPNKIPWPTPGTPLILHETREGNQAMISSCCLQKVTESAFGAAIKGGAKVIISAPSKDAPMFVVGVNEKEYKPEFDIVSNASCTTNCLAPLAKVINDRFGIIEGLMTTVQSITASQKTVDGPSAKDRRGGRAASFNIIPISTGATKAVGKVLPALNGKLTGMAFCVPTVDVSAVDLTVRLEKAATYDQIKAAIKEESEGNLKGILGYTEDDVVSTDFIGDTRSSIFDAKAGIALNDNFDKLVSWYDELGYM, from the exons ATGAATACTTTAAAATGGGGTCTGATCAAGTGCCAGGTTTATTTTGTTCCGTTCATCAAGAAAGTCACCTATTATGGGTCCTACTCCTGTGCCATTCTTTCAAATCCTCAATTCTCAATATTTTCAACTCCCTGGTATCAAACCCCCATGGCAGGGCCTTCCAAAACTACAATTCCCAATAAAATTCCATGGCCCACTCCAGGGACCCCATTGATCTTGCACGAGACTCGTGAAGGCAATCAAGCAATGATTAGTTCGTGCTGCTTGCAGAAGGTTACTGAATCGGCCTTCGGTGCAGCAATCAAG GGTGGTGCCAAGGTCATAATTTCTGCCCCTAGTAAGGATGCTCCCATGTTTGTTGTTGGTGTTAACGAGAAGGAATACAAGCCAGAGTTTGATATCGTCTCCAATGCTAGCTGCACTACCAACTGCCTTGCACCACTTGCAAAG GTTATTAATGACAGGTTTGGCATTATTGAGGGTTTGATGACCACTGTTCAATCTATCACTG CTAGCCAGAAGACTGTTGATGGGCCATCAGCCAAAGACCGGAGAGGTGGAAGAGCTGCCTCATTTAACATCATTCCTATCAGCACTGGAGCTACTAAG GCTGTTGGCAAAGTGCTTCCTGCTCTGAATGGAAAGTTGACTGGAATGGCATTCTGTGTCCCAACTGTAGATGTCTCAGCTGTTGACCTTACAGTGAGGCTCGAGAAGGCTGCCACCTATGATCAAATCAAAGCTGCTATCAA GGAGGAGTCCGAGGGCAACTTGAAAGGAATCCTTGGTTACACCGAGGATGATGTTGTCTCCACTGACTTTATCGGTGATACCAG GTCAAGCATCTTTGATGCCAAGGCAGGAATTGCCTTGAACGACAATTTTGATAAGCTTGTCTCTTGGTATGACGAGTTGGGTTACATGTAA
- the LOC25501161 gene encoding metal tolerance protein 9 has protein sequence MSESDDSATGESVRVEPSSSWKLNVKEFKLPHHHHDHHNRQPRSFTFSGLVRKPNNKKQRKVAEYYKQQEKLLEGYNDMDTMTETGLFPGSLTEDELKQLAKRERLAVNVSNAVNLVLFAAKVYASIESRSLAVIASTLDSLLDLLSGFILWFTANAMKTPNHFHYPIGKKRMQPVGIIVFASVMATLGLQILIESGRQIIAKTKPEMDHSELGWMIAIMVSVTVVKFVLMVYCRRFTNEIVKAYAQDHCFDVITNSVGLAAAVLAVKFYWWIDPLGAIIIALYTINTWVKTVIENVSSLIGRTAPPDFLGKLTYLIWNHHEEVKHIDTVRAYTFGAHYFVEVDIVLPEDMPLNQAHNIGETLQEKLEQLPEVERAFVHIDFEYTHRPEHKMMV, from the exons ATGTCGGAGAGTGACGACAGCGCCACCGGAGAAAGTGTGAGAGTTGAACCTTCATCATCATGGAAACTGAATGTGAAGGAGTTTAAGTTACCACATCATCACCATGATCATCATAACCGTCAACCACGTTCCTTCACTTTCAGTGGCCTTGTTCGCAAACCCAATAACA AGAAGCAACGCAAGGTAGCAGAATACTATAAACAACAGGAGAAGCTCCTTGAGGGCTATAATGACATGGATACTATGACTGAAACAGGACTTTTTCCAGGAAGTCTTACCGAG GATGAATTGAAGCAACTAGCAAAACGTGAGAGGCTAGCAGTTAATGTGTCAAATGCAGTCAACTTGGTGCTATTTGCAGCGAAGGTATATGCATCAATTGAGAGCAGATCATTAGCTGTGATTGCTTCCACCTTGGATTCTCTCTTGGATCTTTTGTCGGGGTTCATATTGTGGTTCACTGCCAATGCCATGAAAACACCAAACCATTTTCACTATCCAATTGGAAAGAAACGGATGCAGCCGGTG GGTATCATTGTTTTTGCATCAGTGATGGCGACCTTGGGATTGCAGATTTTGATTGAGTCTGGCAGGCAAATTATTGCAAAG ACTAAACCTGAAATGGATCATAGTGAGTTGGGATGGATGATTGCGATCATGGTATCTGTAACCGTTGTGAAGTTCGTTTTAATGGTATACTGTCGAAGGTTTACAAACGAGATTGTAAAAGCCTATGCGCAGGATCACTGTTTCGATGTTATTACTAATTCAGTTGGATTAGCTGCTGCTGTGTTAGCTGTCAAGTTCTATTGGTGGATTGATCCATTGGGAGCTATTATT ATAGCACTGTACACAATTAATACATGGGTGAAGACAGTGATTGAGAATGTATCATCTCTTATCGGAAGGACAGCGCCACCTGATTTTCTAGGAAAGTTGACATATCTAATATGGAATCACCATGAAGAGGTTAAGCACATAGATACTGTGAGAGCATACACATTTGGTGCTCATTATTTTGTTGAAGTGGACATTGTTTTGCCAGAAGATATGCCTTTAAATCAAGCACACAATATTGGTGAGACACTTCAAGAGAAACTTGAGCAACTTCCTGAAGTTGAAAGAGCTTTTGTGCACATTGATTTTGAATATACTCATAGGCCTGAACACAAGATGATGGTGTAA